One part of the Vitis riparia cultivar Riparia Gloire de Montpellier isolate 1030 chromosome 6, EGFV_Vit.rip_1.0, whole genome shotgun sequence genome encodes these proteins:
- the LOC117916383 gene encoding serine/threonine-protein kinase D6PKL1-like: protein MMGTLSAGTSEIVESAEELDSELKMNDRAGRHRLLKPGQNYSIEDDINQLFEAIDIRCSGRVSGTSHQVSKDAFRKSAMKRPIRVSSPQSSGIGISESVSLKQALRGLCISQASEMAAMKRLSKPAGLSGSSEAGTIKRLYRAVVVDASESGLPFNEGKGNLVEISLVPEKGTSSFYEKVPESLQVPKAELSQQCAPSCNPVADATTAKSMLPITPAQDEIVPLPAEIGREKSKAELEQNGKRKPVHSLLSVDAGERLPKLEKIVPTLNEVASKTSTLDKGQKGKLHSASSLPSASSGSKVSKSGSYSPHLIKPVFRSKNFVKKKVKLDSASASTPAGSNPRNGTVNNDLDPSTSKLVFQTYNYTLKNETKENEKASPASSGRNVSIEVSSSVVDSDASKPGFSSNCSNRTRGVTKGDERSRSSEKGEFSQSSKSSIGQYSSSTSISEESNVSGSSRSGNRPHMSKDLRWEAIHHVQKQHETFGLRNFKLLKRLGCGDIGTVYLVELTGTNCLFALKVMDNEFLATRKKMPRAQTEREILQMLDHPFLPTLYAHFTTDKLSCLVMEYCPGGDLHVLRQKQPSRSFSEQAARFYAAEVLLALEYLHMLGVVYRDLKPENILVREDGHIMLSDFDLSLRCAVNPMLLKSASPVVEPTKKASSPCTDSSCIHPFCLQPSWQVPCFTPRLLSTTAKSRKLKSDLATQVTPLPQLVAEPTSARSNSFVGTHEYLAPEIIKGEGHGSAVDWWTFGIFLYELLYGKTPFKGSGNEDTLASVVSHSLKFPESPMVSFHARDLIRGLLVKEPENRLGSVKGATEIKQHSFFEGLNWALIRCAIPPEMPKLCDAGTGSTVTSMSVQKKESAKSDCKDMKDTTECVEFELF from the exons ATGATGGGTACATTATCTGCTGGTACTAGTGAAATTGTTGAATCAGCAGAAGAGCTAGATTCagaattaaaaatgaatgaCAGAGCTGGAAGGCATCGTTTGCTGAAGCCAGGGCAAAATTATTCCATAGAAGATGATATTAATCAACTTTTTGAGGCAATTGACATCAGATGTTCAGGTAGGGTTTCGGGTACATCACACCAAGTTAGCAAAGATGCTTTCCGGAAGAGTGCAATGAAAAGACCAATTAGAGTCAGTTCTCCTCAATCATCAGGAATAGGGATTTCAGAGTCTGTCAGTTTGAAGCAGGCACTAAGGGGATTATGCATCTCTCAGGCGTCAGAGATGGCTGCTATGAAACGATTGTCAAAGCCAGCAGGTTTGTCGGGTTCCTCTGAAGCAGGAACTATCAAAAGATTGTATAGGGCAGTGGTAGTTGATGCCAGTGAATCCGGTCTTCCCTTTAATGAAGGAAAGGGGAATTTGGTAGAAATTTCGCTTGTCCCAGAAAAAGGCACATCAAGTTTTTATGAGAAGGTGCCAGAGTCCCTGCAAGTTCCCAAGGCAGAGTTGTCACAACAGTGTGCCCCTTCTTGTAATCCTGTTGCTGATGCGACAACAGCAAAATCAATGCTGCCGATTACACCTGCACAGGATGAGATTGTTCCTTTGCCAGCAGAGATTGGGAGGGAAAAGTCAAAGGCAGAGTTGGAGCAGAATGGAAAACGGAAACCAGTACATTCTTTGCTCAGTGTTGATGCTGGTGAGCGACTACCAAAGCTAGAGAAGATTGTTCCTACCTTGAATGAAGTTGCAAGCAAAACATCAACACTAGACAAGGGGCAGAAAGGTAAGTTGCATTCTGCATCTTCTCTACCTAGTGCAAGTTCTGGAAGTAAGGTAAGCAAGTCTGGTAGCTATAGCCCACACCTAATCAAGCCAGTCTTCAGGAGCAAGAACTTTGTTAAGAAGAAAGTAAAGCTAGATTCAGCTTCGGCTTCTACCCCTGCTGGTTCCAATCCACGAAATGGGACTGTCAATAATGATTTGGATCCTAGTACTAGTAAATTGGTTTTCCAGACATACAACTACACTCTGAAGAATGaaactaaagaaaatgagaaagctTCGCCAGCATCCAGTGGTAGAAATGTTAGCATTGAAGTTAGTTCAAGTGTTGTGGACTCTGATGCAAGTAAACCAGGTTTCAGTTCAAATTGCAGTAACAGAACTAGAGGTGTTACAAAAGGTGATGAGAGATCAAGATCTAGTGAAAAGGGAGAGTTCTCCCAAAGCTCAAAAAGTAGCATTGGGCAATATAGCAGTAGCACAAGTATTAGTGAGGAAAGCAATGTAAGTGGGTCTAGTCGTAGTGGGAACAGGCCTCACATGTCCAAAGACTTGAGATGGGAGGCCATTCACCATGTTCAGAAGCAGCATGAAACTTTCGGTTTGAGAAACTTCAAGTTGCTCAAGAGGCTTGGTTGTGGGGACATTGGGACTGTTTATCTTGTTGAGCTAACCGGCACAAACTGCCTATTTGCTTTGAAAGTGATGGACAATGAGTTTCTGGCAACCAGGAAGAAAATGCCTAGAGCCCAAACTGAAAGAGAAATATTGCAAATGCTGGATCATCCATTTCTCCCCACATTATATGCCCATTTCACAACAGATAAGCTTTCATGCTTGGTTATGGAATATTGTCCAGGTGGAGATCTGCATGTGCTCCGGCAGAAGCAACCTAGCAGGAGTTTCTCTGAACAAGCTGCCCG GTTTTACGCTGCTGAAGTCCTCCTTGCATTGGAATACCTGCACATGCTTGGAGTTGTGTACCGAGACCTAAAACCTGAAAACATCCTGGTTCGGGAAGACGGTCACATCATGCTGTCAGATTTTGACTTGTCTCTCAGATGTGCCGTTAATCCGATGCTGCTCAAATCAGCTTCCCCAGTTGTAGAGCCCACAAAGAAGGCCTCAAGTCCCTGCACTGATTCCAGCTGCATACACCCTTTCTGCCTTCAACCATCCTGGCAAGTCCCATGCTTCACTCCCAGGCTTCTATCTACTACAGCAAAATCAAGGAAGCTAAAATCCGACCTTGCCACTCAGGTCACTCCTCTCCCACAGCTTGTAGCCGAGCCTACCAGTGCCCGATCCAACTCTTTCGTGGGAACTCATGAGTACTTGGCCCCAGAGATAATCAAGGGGGAGGGTCATGGGAGTGCAGTCGATTGGTGGACCTTTGGGATATTTCTATATGAGCTATTATATGGAAAGACACCCTTCAAGGGTTCAGGAAATGAGGATACATTAGCCAGTGTGGTCTCACATAGCCTCAAGTTCCCAGAAAGCCCAATGGTTAGTTTCCATGCAAGAGATTTGATCAGAGGGCTGTTAGTAAAGGAGCCAGAGAATCGGTTAGGATCAGTGAAAGGGGCGACCGAGATCAAGCAGCACTCGTTCTTTGAGGGCTTAAACTGGGCTCTGATACGCTGTGCGATACCCCCAGAAATGCCTAAATTGTGTGATGCTGGAACTGGCAGCACTGTAACGAGTATGAGTGTGCAGAAAAAGGAGAGTGCCAAGTCTGATTGCAAGGACATGAAGGATACAACAGAGTGTGTGGAGTTTGAGCTCTTCTAG
- the LOC117915979 gene encoding putative low molecular weight protein-tyrosine-phosphatase slr0328 produces MRALYSTVAAHTNLPFCHHPRFLSLNYPSFSPLLPRPSLQNPNPTLCLHRPTIPSSPVVFASASMASGPSTDTQTKPFSVLFVCLGNICRSPAAEGVFTDAVKKRGLDSKFKIDSAGTINYHEGNLADPRMRAASKRRGIEITSISRPIQPSDFRDFDLILAMDKQNRDDIMEAFDRWRFRETLPADAHKKVKLMCSYCKKHDETEVPDPYYGGPQGFEKVLDLLEDACESLLDSILAENSHLLDS; encoded by the exons ATGAGGGCCTTGTACAGCACAGTGGCAGCCCATACTAATTTACCATTTTGCCACCACCCtcgttttctctctctaaactacCCATCATTCTCTCCCCTTCTTCCACGCCCATCtctccaaaaccctaacccaacTCTGTGTCTCCACAGACCCACCATTCCATCTTCCCCTGTGGTGTTTGCATCTGCATCAATGGCTTCTGGGCCATCCACTGACACACAGACCAAGCCCTTCTCTGTCCTCTTTGTGTGCCTTGGCAACATCTGCAGAAGCCCAGCTGCTGAGGGTGTCTTCACTGATGCTGTCAAGAAGAGAGGGCTGGATTCCAAGTTCAAAATTGATTCTGCTGGCACCATTAATTATCACGAG GGTAATCTAGCGGACCCAAGAATGAGGGCTGCTTCAAAAAGGCGTGGGATTGAGATAACTTCCATCTCAAGGCCAATCCAGCCATCTGATTTTAGAGATTTTGATCTCATCCTTGCAATGGACAAGCAAAATAGAG ATGATATAATGGAGGCTTTTGATAGGTGGAGATTTAGAGAAACCCTCCCTGCTGATGCACATAAAAAG GTCAAGTTAATGTGTTCCTATTGTAAGAAACATGATGAAACTGAAGTCCCAGATCCTTACTACGGGGGACCGCAAGGTTTTGAGAAG GTTCTGGATTTACTTGAAGATGCTTGTGAATCATTATTGGACAGCATTTTGGCAGAGAACAGTCATCTTTTGGATTCTTAG
- the LOC117915975 gene encoding neutral/alkaline invertase 3, chloroplastic-like isoform X1: protein MGTSEAVLPSLSTAVPHLSHSKPCLNSLNSMLHLKSDINSRRKRALGYMRLLNCSRMLRNCRRVYSIQGIDGFSHGKTKISRLESVSCKGQQAESVSGITAEDGHGTIIAPKIKEFEMVEPMRHEKGGFASNGKFAAGGTINDTLGKASIDSIEDEAWNLLRESIVFYCGNPIGTIAANDPSNSSSLNYDQVFIRDFIPSGIAFLLKGEYDIVRSFILHTLQLQSWEKTMDCHSPGQGLMPASFKVRTVPLDGDDSATEDVLDPDFGEAAIGRVAPVDSGLWWIILLRAYGKCSGDLSVQERFDVQTGIKMILKLCLSDGFDMFPTLLVTDGSCMIDRRMGIHGHPLEIQALFYSALLCAREMLAPEDGSSDLIRALNNRVVALSFHIREYYWIDMRKLNEIYRYKTEEYSYDAVNKFNIYPDQIPPWLVEWMPSKGGYLIGNLQPAHMDFRFFSLGNLWSIVSSLATTDQSHAMLDLIEAKWSELVADMPFKICYPAFEGQEWRITTGSDPKNTPWSYHNGGSWPTLLWQLTVACIKMNRPEIAEKAVKIAEKRISRDKWPEYYDTKQGRFIGKQARLFQTWSIAGYLVSKLLLANPDAANILVNREDSDLVSAFSSMLSANPRRKRDWKGLKQKFIV, encoded by the exons ATGGGCACCTCAGAAGCAGTTCTACCATCTTTATCCACAGCAGTTCCTCACCTTTCTCATTCTAAACCATGTTTGAACAGTTTAAACTCAATGCTTCATCTTAAATCTGATATTAATTCTAGAAGGAAAAGAGCATTAGGATATATGCGATTACTGAACTGTTCAAGAATGTTAAGGAATTGCAGGAGGGTCTATTCAATTCAGGGTATAGATggtttttcccatgggaaaaccaAAATTAGCCGTCTAGAGTCTGTAAGTTGCAAGGGCCAACAGGCCGAAAGTGTTAGTGGGATAACTGCAGAGGATGGACATGGCACCATTATTGCACCAAAAATTAAAGAGTTTGAAATGGTTGAACCAATGAGACACGAAAAAGGAGGTTTTGCATCAAATGGTAAGTTTGCTGCTGGAGGAACAATTAATGATACATTAGGGAAGGCCAGCATAGATTCCATTGAAGATGAAGCATGGAACCTACTAAGGGAATCAATTGTTTTCTATTGTGGTAATCCTATCGGAACCATTGCTGCCAATGACCCAAGTAATTCCAGTAGTCTAAACTATGATCAGGTCTTTATTCGTGATTTTATACCTTCTGGCATAGCTTTTCTCTTGAAGGGAGAGTATGATATTGTACGGAGCTTCATCCTTCACACCCTTCAATTGCAG AGCTGGGAGAAAACCATGGATTGCCATAGTCCTGGACAAGGACTGATGCCTGCCAGTTTCAAGGTGCGCACTGTTCCACTTGATGGTGATGATTCTGCAACTGAAGATGTATTGGATCCTGACTTTGGTGAGGCAGCAATTGGCCGTGTTGCACCAGTTGATTCTG GGTTGTGGTGGATTATATTGCTGCGAGCATATGGAAAATGTTCTGGGGATCTTTCAGTTCAGGAGAGATTTGATGTGCAAACTGGAATCAAGATGATTTTAAAGTTATGCCTTTCTGATGGTTTTGATATGTTTCCAACTTTATTGGTGACGGATGGTTCTTGCATGATAGATCGCCGCATGGGAATTCATGGCCATCCTTTAGAAATTCAG GCACTGTTTTATTCAGCATTACTTTGTGCACGAGAGATGCTTGCTCCTGAGGATGGATCATCTGACCTCATCCGAGCACTTAATAATCGTGTAGTTGCATTGTCATTCCACATCAGGGAATATTATTGGATTGACATGAGAAAACTCAATGAAATTTACCGTTACAAAACAGAGGAGTACTCATATGATGCAGTTAACAAGTTCAATATCTACCCGGATCAGATTCCTCCCTGGCTGGTGGAATGGATGCCCAGTAAAGGAGGCTATTTAATCGGGAACTTGCAACCAGCACATATGGACTTCCGTTtcttttctcttggaaaccTGTGGTCTATTGTAAGCAGTCTTGCGACAACGGATCAGTCACATGCCATGTTGGATCTTATTGAAGCGAAATGGTCAGAACTAGTGGCAGATATGCCGTTCAAGATTTGTTATCCTGCATTTGAAGGTCAGGAATGGCGAATCACCACAGGCAGTGATCCCAAGAACAC TCCTTGGTCATACCATAATGGAGGCTCGTGGCCAACTTTGCTCTGGCAG CTCACTGTGGCTTGCATAAAGATGAACAGACCTGAAATTGCTGAAAAAGCTGTTAAAATTGCCGAGAAACGCATATCTAGAGACAAGTGGCCTGAATATTACGACACCAAACAAGGCAGATTCATTGGGAAACAGGCACGCCTGTTTCAGACCTGGTCAATTGCAGGATATCTCGTCTCAAAGCTCCTCCTTGCCAACCCGGATGCTGCAAACATTCTTGTAAACAGAGAGGATTCAGACCTTGTAAGTGCCTTTTCTAGCATGCTTAGTGCCAACCCAAGGAGGAAACGCGACTGGAAAGGATTAAAACAGAAGTTCATAGTCTGA
- the LOC117915975 gene encoding neutral/alkaline invertase 3, chloroplastic-like isoform X2: MGTSEAVLPSLSTAVPHLSHSKPCLNSLNSMLHLKSDINSRRKRALGYMRLLNCSRMLRNCRRVYSIQGIDGFSHGKTKISRLESVSCKGQQAESVSGITAEDGHGTIIAPKIKEFEMVEPMRHEKGGFASNGKFAAGGTINDTLGKASIDSIEDEAWNLLRESIVFYCGNPIGTIAANDPSNSSSLNYDQVFIRDFIPSGIAFLLKGEYDIVRSFILHTLQLQSWEKTMDCHSPGQGLMPASFKVRTVPLDGDDSATEDVLDPDFGEAAIGRVAPVDSGLWWIILLRAYGKCSGDLSVQERFDVQTGIKMILKLCLSDGFDMFPTLLVTDGSCMIDRRMGIHGHPLEIQALFYSALLCAREMLAPEDGSSDLIRALNNRVVALSFHIREYYWIDMRKLNEIYRYKTEEYSYDAVNKFNIYPDQIPPWLVEWMPSKGGYLIGNLQPAHMDFRFFSLGNLWSIVSSLATTDQSHAMLDLIEAKWSELVADMPFKICYPAFEGQEWRITTGSDPKNT; this comes from the exons ATGGGCACCTCAGAAGCAGTTCTACCATCTTTATCCACAGCAGTTCCTCACCTTTCTCATTCTAAACCATGTTTGAACAGTTTAAACTCAATGCTTCATCTTAAATCTGATATTAATTCTAGAAGGAAAAGAGCATTAGGATATATGCGATTACTGAACTGTTCAAGAATGTTAAGGAATTGCAGGAGGGTCTATTCAATTCAGGGTATAGATggtttttcccatgggaaaaccaAAATTAGCCGTCTAGAGTCTGTAAGTTGCAAGGGCCAACAGGCCGAAAGTGTTAGTGGGATAACTGCAGAGGATGGACATGGCACCATTATTGCACCAAAAATTAAAGAGTTTGAAATGGTTGAACCAATGAGACACGAAAAAGGAGGTTTTGCATCAAATGGTAAGTTTGCTGCTGGAGGAACAATTAATGATACATTAGGGAAGGCCAGCATAGATTCCATTGAAGATGAAGCATGGAACCTACTAAGGGAATCAATTGTTTTCTATTGTGGTAATCCTATCGGAACCATTGCTGCCAATGACCCAAGTAATTCCAGTAGTCTAAACTATGATCAGGTCTTTATTCGTGATTTTATACCTTCTGGCATAGCTTTTCTCTTGAAGGGAGAGTATGATATTGTACGGAGCTTCATCCTTCACACCCTTCAATTGCAG AGCTGGGAGAAAACCATGGATTGCCATAGTCCTGGACAAGGACTGATGCCTGCCAGTTTCAAGGTGCGCACTGTTCCACTTGATGGTGATGATTCTGCAACTGAAGATGTATTGGATCCTGACTTTGGTGAGGCAGCAATTGGCCGTGTTGCACCAGTTGATTCTG GGTTGTGGTGGATTATATTGCTGCGAGCATATGGAAAATGTTCTGGGGATCTTTCAGTTCAGGAGAGATTTGATGTGCAAACTGGAATCAAGATGATTTTAAAGTTATGCCTTTCTGATGGTTTTGATATGTTTCCAACTTTATTGGTGACGGATGGTTCTTGCATGATAGATCGCCGCATGGGAATTCATGGCCATCCTTTAGAAATTCAG GCACTGTTTTATTCAGCATTACTTTGTGCACGAGAGATGCTTGCTCCTGAGGATGGATCATCTGACCTCATCCGAGCACTTAATAATCGTGTAGTTGCATTGTCATTCCACATCAGGGAATATTATTGGATTGACATGAGAAAACTCAATGAAATTTACCGTTACAAAACAGAGGAGTACTCATATGATGCAGTTAACAAGTTCAATATCTACCCGGATCAGATTCCTCCCTGGCTGGTGGAATGGATGCCCAGTAAAGGAGGCTATTTAATCGGGAACTTGCAACCAGCACATATGGACTTCCGTTtcttttctcttggaaaccTGTGGTCTATTGTAAGCAGTCTTGCGACAACGGATCAGTCACATGCCATGTTGGATCTTATTGAAGCGAAATGGTCAGAACTAGTGGCAGATATGCCGTTCAAGATTTGTTATCCTGCATTTGAAGGTCAGGAATGGCGAATCACCACAGGCAGTGATCCCAAGAACACGTAA
- the LOC117915978 gene encoding uncharacterized protein LOC117915978 → MPLTRLAADAFGVVTIRLVSLLTLLGFLCIIYSCYFRTRIHSQGFVQLGYFSGPWIIRIIFILFAIWWGFGEIIRLSLLRSEGRVLNALNLKWQETVCKYYIVSNLGFAEPCLFLTIVFLLRAPLQKMESGILSQKWNGKTAGYVFLCCLPVFALQLIVILIGPDFNKGPSYLGVDSMILEAIVAKSVKAGDEVSNTYGSMGSVELLRRYGFTEPDNPNDVVIINLELVLHWISALFSGRPSRGRFFIEVEVEMIKGRAP, encoded by the coding sequence ATGCCCCTGACGAGATTAGCTGCCGATGCATTCGGTGTGGTGACAATTCGCCTTGTTTCTCTTTTGACTCTTCTCGGTTTTCTTTGCATCATTTACTCGTGTTACTTCCGCACTCGCATCCATAGCCAAGGTTTCGTTCAACTTGGTTATTTTAGCGGTCCTTGGATTATCCGAATCATATTTATCTTGTTTGCAATCTGGTGGGGTTTTGGTGAGATTATTCGGTTAAGTTTGCTGAGAAGTGAGGGAAGAGTATTGAATGCTCTTAACTTGAAATGGCAGGAAACAGTCTGCAAGTATTACATTGTTTCAAATCTGGGGTTTGCCGAACCTTGCCTGTTCCTCACCATTGTGTTTCTACTTCGTGCACCCTTACAGAAGATGGAGTCGGGGATTTTAAGCCAGAAATGGAATGGAAAAACAGCTGGTTATGTTTTTCTCTGTTGTCTCCCAGTGTTTGCTCTCCAGCTCATTGTTATTTTAATTGGACCCGACTTTAACAAGGGCCCTTCATATTTGGGAGTTGATTCGATGATTTTGGAGGCAATTGTTGCGAAAAGTGTCAAAGCTGGGGATGAGGTATCTAATACATATGGGTCTATGGGTAGTGTTGAATTGCTACGCAGATATGGATTTACAGAGCCTGACAACCCAAATGATGTAGTGATTATTAATCTTGAACTAGTGCTtcattggatttcagctttgtTCTCTGGTCGGCCTAGTAGAGGAAGGTTTTTCATTGAGGTGGAGGTGGAAATGATAAAGGGAAGGGCCCCATGA